gttcatgcgaGTTGTGACATGGCCAAATGGCTACGATTGCATGGAGATCAGAGATGCGATTATACCTCGTTCATCCTGGAACGAAATTGGTGGAGCCGGTCAGGGCCGCTGCCGGCGTCGGTGAATACGCGGCTGGCGATGAGCATCATTATCGGCGTCGACATGCCGTCGCCCATGGCGCCCACCAGGCCCAGCACCATGAGCGCAACGTCCACACCGTCCGCGTGAATGAACACTGAGGCGAACGACCGCAGCGCCGGCGCTGCCTTGGTCTCCGCCGTCTCCGGCAGCCCGTCCTTGCCCATATCCGGTGAGCAATGGCTGGGTAGCTGCACACGCCACGCCGGAGTTCAGCTCACGGCACTCCTGGTCGTTATTAGGCTGGCTATCTTTTTTCGGCTGTTTATGTGGTGGTATATACATGAAGACCATCCAACATAAAGGGGCTGGGTTTTTAAAGTTTCTCAAGTGGATCATTATAAATGAAAACCCAACCGATCGTGGAACATAAAGGTCCCCTATCACAACCTATCGTGACATCGCCTCCACCACGACGCCGGACACGTGCTGCGGCCGAACTTCCTACGCCAATAAGGCGCAGCGAGAGGCTTGCCAGGAAGTCGCGCATCACCGAGCCACCAAGCCGGCGTTGCAAGCTCAAaacatgatgatgaagaagctCGGTTTAACTTCGGCGGCCCGTCCTTACCCATGTCCGGTGAGCAATGGCCGGGTACCTGCACACGCCACGCCGGAGTTCAGCTCACGGCACTCCTGGTCGTTATTAGGCTGGCTATCTTTTTTGGCTGTTTATGTGGTGGTATCTACATGAAGACCATCCAACATAAAGGGGCCGGGTTTTTAAAGTTTCTCAAGTGGATCATTCTGAATGAAAATCCAGATCGGCAATTAGACACAGTAAACGATATTAAAAGTTTGGAGATTTAGATGCTCACTTTGAGAGTTTGTGAACCTATGCAAAAagtacaaaaaaaatatatgttcgAGTACATTTTACTCCAAAATTTTCTATCAGATTTCAGCCATGACGACTGATTTAACCAAGGAAAGCTGAGCCCTTGTTCCTTATTAGTTAAAGCTATTCAAAGGAGATTCAATATTGTGAactgtgtgtgtgcgcgcgcgtgtAAATATTATGGGTCCTATATGTTTGCAAAATGCAAAATAGGACTCATCAACGGCTATCAGTCGAAAAAGCTTTCTGTATTTCAGCTCTTAGTTTTTTAATTGAATACGAAATCCGAGGTCAAAGGGTGCTGCCTGTTTAATCGGATTATTACTGCACACGAAGCTTCGTCACGTTAACGTGGTGACGCCATTTCTCTTCTCGTCGTTCGTAATTAAAGAAGAGTCAACTTCTAGAAGCACGCAGGCAGTGTGGTCATCTAAAATCCGAGGTCAACTTACTTCTGTTGGCATAAACGTCGTGGCATCTCCAAAGTGGCACGGATAAAGAATAGAATCTGCCACACACCTCAGGCTTACTCCAACCGAGTAGGCAGCAGGGTACCCAAACCAAAAAAAGGTGCTGGAAGTGCACTGTAGCAGGACCTATCTCTCTCCAACCGAATAGGTAAACGCGATACGCATTTTAGGCTGAGGGGTACTGGAGACGCAGAAATGGGTCATCCCTCTCCCGCACGGGTCACTGTACGACCTGCCCACTACGCTTTTTACCTGCTCGGGTTTTTGCCTACCCAGGTGCCCGTcgcccatctcctggccgcGAGACCTATACAGCAAAATGGGTCTCAGTTTTTTGCCTACTCGGTTGGAGTAAGCCTCAAATTCCAGCTttgcaaaaacaaaacaaaaaaaacacgtACACACCTCAAATTCCATGCGCCCTCCGCCACTGATTATTATTTATTGGATGTACTGTCCTATCAAAATCATGATGAAAAAtccattttgcatttatttaaaATATGGTATAATGCCTACTATCATCCTACAAGGTTTCAACTTACTCCACTTGCCATAAAAAAAAAGGACAAATCTTAAAGGGTAGAATGGACAAATTGACATGATTTTGGGAAAATCGGACAAAAAAAATTAGGAAGTAGTGTTCCATACTTTGCCATATTGAGTTGagtaatttatatttttttcttttttttcttttgcgaaAATATGCTGTTGTCTGTTTGGGACGAGTAAAGAAACACTGCAAATGCCGTGGGCCTACGAGGGCCACTAGGGCCATTAACCGAAACtaggcccagacaagcccaagaaaactgTGGAATTCGTTGACGACAGGGAAAGGCGTAACGGTTACTTCCTCGTAGGCCGAACACGTTCGTtctcgccgtccgccgccgccgccgccgccgccggcccgcaggTAACCCACATCCTCACAGCGAGGCGAACGGGTCTATTCCGAATCATCTCCCTTTCCCCGTGCCAATCTCCAGCCCACACGCTCGCCtccgcctcggccgccgccgccgccgccgcgcgtccgaCGACCCGACCGGCGCCACCGCGGCACCAGGAAGCCGGTCGGCCACCCCTATGTCGCTTCGCTTCGACCAGGTGATACACTGATACCACCACCATTTTCTACTACGCTGAAATTTTGGATGTATCATAGCTAGAGAtcctccgcccccccccccccccccctccctcccttacGTCTTACGAGTGAATCCAAAGCAGAATCACCCTTCGGCAGCCCACCAGTTCCTGAAGTTAGGTGCACCATTTTTTTGGTCGTGTGGTTCGGCTTCTGACTGTTATGAAATGCCAATTATAATCTTCACAGTTGCAAATACTATTGTTGGGCATGCCTCCAATTTGATCATATCTGTTGAAATGTGTACTGAAATACTTGTACAGTTGTTTTTTGCCCACACGAGGGGACCACGCCCGAATGTTGTCAATTCAGGAAAGCAACGAAATTACAAGGTTTATGAATATGTTAAACTTGCGCGTACAGCCAAATCAACGAATGTGTACTGAAGTAATGGTACATTTGTGGGTGGGAATTCAGGAGTGCTACATCAGTTGAGTCTTTTGCTGATGCTTTTAATCAGGCTTCCCAGCTGAGCAGCACTTCCTGTTGTGGAGCTCAGAAATTGCAGTGTTGAACATGTTTTTGGTGCGAATCCTGTTTAACTTAACTCATCCTAAATGGTTCACCGAGAAGCTTTAAGCTGAAACTTGGAAAGATAGCTCGTACTATATTAACCGTTTCCtgtggttcttttttttttttgtctctgtTCTGCTACTTGTCATATTGGATCATGGAGTTTGGAATTTACTAATCTGCGTGGTTTAGAAGAAAGATGAAAATGAAATTTAACATAATAATTTCAAATACACAAGTCAAAGAAGAATAAGATGCAACAAAAATCTAATGTACATCTTATCTCAGATTCCCTGGCCATTGCACCATTACAATACATGTCCAACTGTTACATCAAGAAGGTATAAGCTTGACACTCTTCTGTGTACTGATAGAACAATGGGAAGAAAAATAACCCACTGTCACCGGAATTTTAATTGTCTGCTGAACCTTCTTGCCGGTCATCAACACCAACAACAAAATCTTGtagtcccaagcaagttggagtGAGCCAACCATTTCTTGCAGGTTGATGAAAATGGTTTTCATCTGAATGGGCTGCACATATGGAAGTAATTCTATGTTGTCATGCAAAAGCCTCAACGCTGATTTCCTCCTTGTTGCAAACTGACCAATCCGAAGTATGTTCCAGAGGTACCCTTGGCCATTAGGGATGCATGTGTGCCCTTCTCCACAACAATTCCCTTCTCAAGCACAGTGATCTGGTCACAGTTCTGGATTGTGCTGAGCCTGTGCGCCACCACAATGCTTGTCCTGCCAACCATCACTCGGTCTAATGCCTCTTGTACCACCTTCTCAGACTGGCTGTCCAGTGCACTTGTTGCTTCATCCAGTAGCAGTATTGCAGGGTTCTTCAGGATGGCACGTGCAATTGCAATGCGTTGTTTCTGACCTCCTGAAAGCTGAACACCCCTCTCACCGCACCATGTCTCGTATCCATCCTTGAGGTTGCTAATAAAGTCATGTGCATTCGCAGACCTTGCAGCATTCTCAATTTCTGCTTCAGTTGCTGTTTCTGTGCCATACACAATATTTTCTCTTATTGTACCTGCAAATAGTGTTGGTTCCTGGCTGACCAATCCAATGTGACGCCTCAGGGCTCTGAGATTGTATGTTTTGATGTCTCTACCATCAATCTTCACTACCCCCCGAAGTGGGTCATAGAACCTCTCTATAAGCCCAATGATTGTCGACTTGCCAGAACCACTTTGCCCAACAAGGGCTGTTGACTTGCCTGGCTGGATGCTCAAGGAGAACCCTTTGAAGATAATCACATCTGGCCTTGAAGGGTAAGCAAAGTCTACTCCTCTAATGTCAACCTCACCTTTTAGTTTCTCTGGCTTGTACCCCTCAGGGTTGTCAGGGTCGATTTCAGTTTCTCTGTCAAGAACAGCAAACACTGAAGCGACTGCATCGGCACCCTTAGCAAGGTCTGTAGTCATGCTACCTGCATCTGCAATCACACGCCCTGTGCTTACTAGAATCATGAAGGTTTGGAAGAGTGCCTTGGCAGATATGTGATGCTCATCCATAAGCCTGCCACCATACCAGAAGTCGAGGGCCCATGTGCATGTCATAAGGCTCATGGAGGTGCCAAGGCCGAGTCCTGCAAACCATGACTGTCTGATGCTTTCCTTGCGTGGCCCATCCTGTGCTTGGTCAAAGAGGCGTAGGATGCGGTCCTGGGATGAGAAAGCAGTGATGGTGCGGAGATTGGATACAGCCTCAGCTGCTAGCTTGCTACTTTCAGATTGTGCCTGTATTGATTTCTTGGACATGCTCTTTAGTAAGACGCGGCGTGCGTAAAAGCAAATAATGATAAGGGGTTGAACTGCTATCATGACAAGGGCCAAACGCCAAGCTATCACCAGGCCCATGGTGCAGGCTATGAGAACTGCAGAAACTGTCTGGATCACCAGAGCCATTCGATCACCCACAAGTGACCtcacctgcaaaaaaaaaagtgtcaggtattattttttaaaaatactcATAAGCATTAACTTTTGTTTGTATACTTACAACGTTGGCGTCCTTGGCAAGCTGTGAGCATATGGCACCACTGGAGTTCTCATCACGGTCAAACCACCCAATCTCAAAAGTAAGGATTTTTGCAAGCATCTGTTCTCTGACTCTCTTGGTGAGGTATTCCCCCATGGCACCGAAGTTGTAATGTTGCCCAATATTGATCAAGAATGATAGCACTGCTAGACCAACAAAGATGAGCGCATAGGTCCTTGTTTTGTCCTTGATCTCATTATGGTCTGTCAAGAAGTAGACTGAGATCATGCTTCCCATGGCAAATGCATATGCAGGCTGTATGCCTCCAAATACAATAGCACTGAAGCTTCCCATCAGAGCCTGCTTCCACTCTGGTGCATTAAGCATCAGTAACCTTCTGAATGATGGGACTGGAAGCTTCGGCTTGTCGGTACTATTATCATTTTCTGCATCACCCATCGACCGTCCTGAGCTTGACCTGCTAGCTGCAGAGAACCTCCTGCTCATGCTGTGGCTGCTAGATTGCCCTGCAGCAGATGTACTTCCAGTTCCACCAACCTCATTAGTTTCCCTTGAATCCCTGGTCTGCTGAAGGCGGACAAGAGATGTGTAGAGGCCAGTCTCATTGGCAATGAGCTCATCATGGGAGCCCAGCTCCTTGACCTCACCATACTGCATCACAGCAATCATGTCAGCATTCCGGATTGTGGAGAGCCGATGTGCAATGACAATAGTTGTCCGACCCACGGAGGCCAGGTCAAGTGCCTCTTGCACAACACGCTCTGACTCTGTGTCCAATGCGCTTGTGGCTTCATCAAGGAGGAGGATCTTAGGTGACTTAAGGATAGCTCTGGCAATAGCAATCCTTTGCTTCTGACCTCCAGACATTTGGACACCACGCTCACCCACCTGTTTTATTTGAAACATGGTGAGTAACTGAGTATCAGGGTGCGAACAACAACTTGTATTTCATAGAAGGGAGCATTCTAGTCCCATGGTTCTTGATTTACAGTGTCAACAGATTTATACTGAACTTGTACGTATACCTATCTGTCATTTCTACTGAAAAAAACATAATTCAATATGGTTTGGTAGAGGATTAAAGTTAAATTCGTTATACTAACTGTTGTTTGATGGCCCTCATTTTTCCATTTCACAACTTATTTAGCAATGAAAATCAACATGTGTGTAGAGTCTATCAGATGACATGCTGCTTGTTGGCATCCTTCTAGTGACGCAGACATGTAGGAATGGACCTTTCTTAATTCTACAGCTAGCTTCTCTTGAGCATTCTAGCTCAACATTCTACTGTAAGTCTGTATTAAAAGGTTTATTCTGTTCTTCTGTCCACACAAATTTACTTCCCTATGTAAGTTGCCTAGAAAACTTAGTACAGAACCTGCCATTGGCAGGCAAAGTCTTTGTTTGCAGTGGGTGAAACATTAGTCTTAGTTAATAATTGAACGAATAGGAATATAGGATAAACATGATGTATGCATGTTTGATTGTTTGAAGTTATCATTCTACCCTTAAATCACCAACTGAGATGGTTATAATTCAGTATCAGATTGCCCATCTTAATAGTGAGATGGAGCATTCAGGAAGACATGCTAGATTTCCTTATTCTCATTGTGCACATGTTAAAAATTGTTGTATCTAAACATAGTTGGCAATATTATTGAGGACACTACACTGCGTCCCTCCAATTGATGTTTTGTCCTCTCGGACCTTAAATCCCACACTTTCATGTAAAGTTATATTATGTTACCCCAATAAGGTTGCTTTTGTAACTGATTGAAGCTAATTCTCAGTGGCAAACATATTCACCACTGATGGGAATACACATCGGATCAAAATTGTGGCTGTGATTTCTCAGTATATATTAGTGCTCATATTTTACTTCTAAAGTGGTTCTGTTGTTGTTCTGAATAAGTGATACACAACGGTtctgctttttttttaaaaaaaaacagataaTTCGTCCCTTCTCCCATATGGATATTGATGAAGTCAGGTTGTAAGATTACTAACAAGTAATGTTCCTGAAAGAAAACAAGGTTTCGTCCAAGTCAGGTGTTCATTTTGTAGATACATTATTCTATTCTTTGAGTTAACTCATCCTATCTTTGTTCTTAGTTGATCTCCACTAAGGTCACTCTCAATCATGTGACTCATAGTTTCATACAAGTTGTTCCAGGCCGACAATAGTTGTAGATGAGTGCAGATAATGATCATTTCTGAAGCAAACTGATATGATAAGGTGAGTTGAAGGCAAGCGCAAATCTTCAGGACTTTTCTTTGATGTCTATCCATATATATAATTGAAAATGATGTTTAGTTATCCATTAAGTAACATTAATGTCACAATTACAAGGATATAAATTTGTCTTTTCAGATTGAAAATCCCGTTTATCTTTCAAATGTGCACTTAATTGTTTATATTATTTCAATTGACTATTATATTGTTTCATGCCGTGTATTTATTCCCCTTAATTAAACCAATGCTAAACTGAGGACCGAACACAGCCATTAATGAAATAAGTTGTTCTCTTATTTATATGGATGTTAATATGAAATACTGTTATAGTTACCCTAAACATGTTACAGTAAAAGTCTATTAGTCCCTTCTCTAATTCGATATTTATAGATGCTACTTGTGCATTATTTATAGGAAATTAAACCGTGTTCGGTTGATAATTATCCATGGTTTATCAG
This window of the Panicum virgatum strain AP13 chromosome 1K, P.virgatum_v5, whole genome shotgun sequence genome carries:
- the LOC120648343 gene encoding putative multidrug resistance protein is translated as MGKKDGPPEAAKKKAAPALRSFASVFMHADATDVALMVLGLVGAMGDGLSTPVMLLITSRIFNDLGSGPDALQQFSSKINENARNLLFLALGNWVVAFLEGYCWARTAERQASRMRARYLRAVLRQDVEYFDLNAGSTSEVITSVSNDSLVVQDVLGEKVPNFVMNCSMFAGSYAVGFALLWRLALVALPSVLLLIIPGFMYGRALIGLARRIREQYTRPGAIAEQAVSSVRTVYSFVAERATMASFSAALEESVRLGIKQGLAKGVAIGSNGITFAIWAFNVWYGSRLVMYHGYKGGTVFAVSAAIVVGGLALGSGLSNVKYFSEASSAAERVQQVIRRVPKIDSESSAGEELPNVAGEVEFRNVEFCYPSRPETPIFASFNLRVPAGRTVALVGGSGSGKSTVIALLERFYDPAAGEVSLDGVDIRRLRLQWLRAQMGLVSQEPALFATSIRENILFGKEDATEEEVVAAAKAANAHNFISQLPQGYHTQVGERGVQMSGGQKQRIAIARAILKSPKILLLDEATSALDTESERVVQEALDLASVGRTTIVIAHRLSTIRNADMIAVMQYGEVKELGSHDELIANETGLYTSLVRLQQTRDSRETNEVGGTGSTSAAGQSSSHSMSRRFSAASRSSSGRSMGDAENDNSTDKPKLPVPSFRRLLMLNAPEWKQALMGSFSAIVFGGIQPAYAFAMGSMISVYFLTDHNEIKDKTRTYALIFVGLAVLSFLINIGQHYNFGAMGEYLTKRVREQMLAKILTFEIGWFDRDENSSGAICSQLAKDANVVRSLVGDRMALVIQTVSAVLIACTMGLVIAWRLALVMIAVQPLIIICFYARRVLLKSMSKKSIQAQSESSKLAAEAVSNLRTITAFSSQDRILRLFDQAQDGPRKESIRQSWFAGLGLGTSMSLMTCTWALDFWYGGRLMDEHHISAKALFQTFMILVSTGRVIADAGSMTTDLAKGADAVASVFAVLDRETEIDPDNPEGYKPEKLKGEVDIRGVDFAYPSRPDVIIFKGFSLSIQPGKSTALVGQSGSGKSTIIGLIERFYDPLRGVVKIDGRDIKTYNLRALRRHIGLVSQEPTLFAGTIRENIVYGTETATEAEIENAARSANAHDFISNLKDGYETWCGERGVQLSGGQKQRIAIARAILKNPAILLLDEATSALDSQSEKVVQEALDRVMVGRTSIVVAHRLSTIQNCDQITVLEKGIVVEKGTHASLMAKGTSGTYFGLVSLQQGGNQR